The Bradyrhizobium sp. LLZ17 genomic sequence CCGTCGAACAGCACCGTGCCCTCATCGGGCTTGGTCTTGCCGGTGATGATGTCCATCATCGTGGTCTTGCCGGCGCCGTTCGGGCCGATGATGGCGCGCATCTCACCGGGTGCGAGCGTCAGGGACAGATTGTTGATGGCGTGAAAGCCGTCGAAAGAGACGTGCACGCCGTCGAGATAGAGCATCGCGGATGTCGCGCGGGTATCCATGACATTCATTTGCGCCTACTCCGCCATGTTCGGTTCGGTGACGCCGTCTTCAGCCGCAGCACTCGCGGTGGTCTCGGCAGGGCGCTTCTGTTTCGATGACTCCCACCAGGCGTTGAAGGTGCCGACGATGCCCTTCGGCAGCAGCAAGGTCACCAGAATGAACATCGCGCCCAGCATGAAGAGCCAATAGGGTGCGAGCATGCCCGAGGTGAAGAACGTCTTTGCATAATTGACGACGACGGCCCCGAGCGCGGCGCCGATCAGCGTGCCACGGCCGCCGACCGCGACCCAGATCACCGCCTCGATCGAGTTGCCCGGCGCGAATTCGGACGGGTTGATGATGCCGACCTGCGGCACGTAGAGCGCGCCGGCCACACCCGCCATGCAGGCCGACACCGTGAATACGAACAGCTTGTAGGATTCGACGCGGTAGCCGAGGAACCGTGTGCGCGATTCTGCGTCGCGCACCGCGATCAGCACCTTGCCGAGCTTCGAAGAGACGATGGCGCGGCAGATCAGGAAGCCTGCGATCAGCGCCAGGCAGCTCAGCGCAAACAGCGCCGCGCGGGTGCCCTCGGCCTGCACGTTGAAGCCGAGAATGTCCTTGAAATCGGTGAGGCCGTTGTTGCCGCCGAAACCGAAATCGTTGCGGAAGAAGGCGAGCAGCAGCGCATAGGTCATCGCCTGCGTGATGATCGACAGGTACACGCCGGTGACGCGCGAGCGGAACGCCAGCCAGCCGAAGCAGAACGCGAGCAGGCCTGGCACCAACAGCACCATCAGCGCCGCGAACCAGAACATATCGAAGCCGTACCAGGACCAGGGCAGCTTCGAATAGTTCAGGAACACCATGAAGTCGGGCAGGAGCGGGTTGCCGTAGACGCCGCGGGTCCCGATCTGCCGCATCAGGTACATGCCCATCGCGTAGCCGCCGAGCGCGAAGAAGGCGCCATGGCCGAGCGAGAGAATGCCGCAGTAGCCCCAGATCAGGTCGATCGAAAGTGCCAGGATGGCGTAGCAGACATATTTGCCCCAAAGCGCGACCAGATAGGTCGGTACTTGCAGGGACGAGCCCTCGGGCAGCAGCAGGTTGGAGAGCGGAATGAAGATCCCGCAGGCCACGACGACGGCGAGGAAGATCGTCGCACCGCGGTCCAGCGATCGCGTCAGCATGTGTGGGGTCATGCTTCCACCGCACGGCCCTTCAGCGCGAACAGGCCGCGCGGGCGCTTTTGAATGAACAGGATGATCAGCACCAGGATCGCGATCTTGCCGAGCACGGCACCGGCGACCGGCTCAAGGAATTTGTTGGCGATCCCGAGAGTGAAGGCGCCGACCAGCGTGCCCCAGAGATTGCCGACGCCGCCGAACACGACGACCATGAAGCTGTCGATGATATAGCTCTGGCCGAGATTGGGGCTGACATTGTCGATCTGCGAGAGTGCCACGCCGGCAATGCCCGCGATCCCGGAGCCGAGGCCGAAGGTCAGCGCATCGACCCGCGAGGTGGCGATGCCCATCGAAGCCGCCATGCGGCGGTTCTGCGTCACCGCCCGCATCTCGAGGCCGAGCGCGGTATAGCGCAGCATCGCGAGCAGGACCGCGAACACCGCGAGCGTGAAGCAGAGAATCCAGAGCCGGTTATAGGTGATGGTGATCTGGCCGAGCTCGAAGGCCCCGCTCATCCAGGAAGGATTGCCGACCTCGCGATTGGTCGGACCGAACATGGTGCGCACTGCCTGCTGAAGCACCAGCGACAGGCCCCAGGTCGCGAGCAGCGTTTCCAGCGGACGGCCGTAGAGGAAGCGGATGATGCTGCGCTCGATCAGCACGCCGAGCGCGCCGGCGACGAGGAAGGCGAGCGGCACCGCAATCAAGAGCGAGTAGTCGAACAGGCCGGGATAGCGGGTGCGGATCACCTCCTGCACCACGAAGGTGGTGTAGGCGCCGATCATCACCATCTCGCCATGCGCCATGTTGATGACGCCCATCACGCCGAAGGTGATGGCGAGGCCGATCGCGGCGAGCAACAGCACTGAACCAAGCGAGAGGCCGTACCAGGCATTCTGCACCATGGACCAGACCGCGAGCGAGCTCTGGATCGAGCCGATCGCGCTCGCGGCCGCCTTGCTTACCGTGGCGGGCTGGTCGCCCATCCCAGTGAGCAGCGCCAGCGCCTCCTGGTCGCCGCGCGCCTTGAGGGTGGCGACGGCCTCAAGCTTCTCGACCTCGGTGGCGTCCGGCTTGAACAGCAGGATCGCAGCGCGGGCATCGCCCAGCGCGTTCTTGACCGACCTGTTGGTTTCCTTGGCGAGCGCGCCGTCGACCGCCTCGAGCGCGGTTTCCTCGTGCGACTTGAACACGGATTGCGCGGCCTGGAGCCGTGTTCCGAGATCTGGCGACTGCAGTGTGAGACCGCCGACCGCGGCGTCGACGCTGCGGCGCAGGCGGTTGTTGAGGCGGACCGCGTTTGCGCTGTCGGGCACGCCGGCCACGGGCTGGCCGGTCGCGGCATCGATCGACTTGCCGTCGACACCGGTGACGTAAACCTTCTTGCTGTCCGGATCGGCCATCAGACGGCCGTCCTGGAGCGCGCTGATGATGGGAAACGCCAGCGGATTGCCGCTGCTTGCGACGGCGCCGATCGCCTCTTCGGTGTCGGAAAAATCGTCGTTGGCGAACTTGGCGACCGCATCCTCGAACGGACCGGCAAAAGCCGGCAATGCAAACGCGATCAGGAACAACGAGAGCACGAGCGAACAGAGGCGCGCGGACAAATTGGCTGGCACTGTGAATGACCCCGGCAGAATGGTGGAGAAGGCGGCGGGATCGCCGCCTTCTCCGGTCGTGCTATGCCGTCAGATCCGGATCAGGAGCCCGAACCGAGGCACTTGTTGGTCTTGACGTTGTAGTTGCCGCACTTCTTCTCGACCCAGTCGCCGATCAGGTCCTTGGAGCCGTCGAGCTCCTTCGACCAGGCGTCGCCGGCAACGAGACCCGGCGTCTTCCAGACCACGTCGAACTGGCCGTTCGCCTTGATCTCTCCGATGAACACGGGCTTGGTGATGTGGTGGTTCGGCAGCATCTTGGACACGCCGCCGGTCAGGTTCGGAGCCTCGGTGCCGGGAAGGGCAGCGATCACCTTGTCCGGATCGGTCGACTTCACCTTCTCGACCGCCTTCACCCACATGTTGAAGCCGATCACGTGCGCTTCCATCGGGTCGTTGGTCGTACGCTTCGGATTCTTGGTGTAGGCCTGCCAATCCTTGATGAACTTCTCGTTCGCCGGGGTCTTGATCGATTCGAAGTAGTTCCAGGCGGCGAGATGGCCGAGCAGCGGCTTGGTGTCGATGCCGGCGAGCTCTTCCTCACCCACCGAGAACGCGACCACCGGAATATCCTTGGCCTTGATGCCCTGGTTGCCGAGCTCCTTGTAGAAGGGGACGTTGGCGTCGCCGTTGATGGTCGAGACCACTGCGGTCTTCTTGCCAGCCGAGCCGAACTTCTTGATGTCGGCCACGATCGTCTGCCAATCGGAGTGACCGAACGGCGTGTAGTTGATCATGATGTCTTCCTGGGCGACACCCTTCGACTTCAGATAGGCTTCCAGGATCTTGTTGGTGGTACGCGGATAAACGTAGTCGGTGCCCGCGAGCACCCAGCGCTTCACCTTCTCTTCCTTCATCAGGTAATCCACAGCCGGGATCGCCTGCTGGTTCGGCGCAGCGCCGGTGTAGAACACGTTGCGCTCGCTCTCCTCGCCCTCGTACTGCACGGGGTAGAACAGGATGTTGTTCAGCTCCTTGAACACCGGGAGCACCGACTTGCGCGACACCGAGGTCCAGCAGCCGAACACGACCGAGACCTTGTCCTTGGTGATCAGCTCCCGCGCTTTTTCGGCAAACAGCGGCCAGTTCGAAGCCGGGTCGACGACCACGGCCTCGAGCTTCTTGCCGAGCACGCCGCCCTTCTTGTTCTGCTCGTCGATCAGGAACAGGATGGTGTCCTTCAGCGTGGTTTCGCTGATGGCCATGGTGCCCGAGAGAGAATGAAGCACACCGACCTTGATGGTGTCGTCCGCGGCCTTCGCACCGGAAATGGAAGCCAGACCGAGCATCAGTCCGGCGGTCGCGGCAAGCACGCCGCGGCGGCTAAATGACACCGCTATATCGTGAGTGGATTTGGTAAGCATAATTGTATCATCTCCCTGACGCAGACGTGAAAAAAAGACGCTGCGAAACGGCCCCACGGCCGCCTGCGATTAAGGGAATCGCAAGAACCGTGCCATGGGCTAGACACCAGCCAACCGATTGGCCGACATACGCAATTCCGGCTCAGTCAAAGTTTCGCCGCAGTCAGGCTGCTCAACATTTGGGCGAATAAAATGTATGCGAACGCGGCAGACTGTCTATTTTGTGAGCAAGACATCATATCTGACTAAAATACCAGCATAACTATTTGCCCGGTAAATCGCTGCCGGACGAACACTTGCCTTGAAAGCGCCCCGCCGATGTTCCATATAACGCGGAGATCGTTCGCGAATCGAACGGTCGTTGCGAGCCGCGTGTTCTTAAGCCCTCTCGGGCCTCTGGCTTGCCCCATCCCATCAAGCCATCCGACACCCCAAACACGCAGGTGTCTTCTCGACACCCTCTCGCGCGTGCCCCGCCGACTGGCCGGGCGCTCGTATTTGACATGGAAAGAACCCACCTTTTGACTTCGTTTCAGGATTTCGGCCTCGCCGAACCGATCGCGCGCGCTCTCACCGAAGAGAAGTACGTCACCCCCACCCCCATCCAGGCCCAGACCATCCCGCTGGCATTGACCGGCCGGGACGTCGTCGGCATCGCCCAGACCGGAACCGGCAAGACCGCGTCCTTCGCGCTGCCGATCCTGCACCGCCTGCTCGAGAACCGCATCAAGCCGCAGCCGAAGACCTGCCGGGTGCTGGTGCTCTCACCGACCCGCGAACTGTCCGGCCAGATCCTCGACAGCTTCAACGCCTATGGTCGCCACCT encodes the following:
- the urtA gene encoding urea ABC transporter substrate-binding protein translates to MLTKSTHDIAVSFSRRGVLAATAGLMLGLASISGAKAADDTIKVGVLHSLSGTMAISETTLKDTILFLIDEQNKKGGVLGKKLEAVVVDPASNWPLFAEKARELITKDKVSVVFGCWTSVSRKSVLPVFKELNNILFYPVQYEGEESERNVFYTGAAPNQQAIPAVDYLMKEEKVKRWVLAGTDYVYPRTTNKILEAYLKSKGVAQEDIMINYTPFGHSDWQTIVADIKKFGSAGKKTAVVSTINGDANVPFYKELGNQGIKAKDIPVVAFSVGEEELAGIDTKPLLGHLAAWNYFESIKTPANEKFIKDWQAYTKNPKRTTNDPMEAHVIGFNMWVKAVEKVKSTDPDKVIAALPGTEAPNLTGGVSKMLPNHHITKPVFIGEIKANGQFDVVWKTPGLVAGDAWSKELDGSKDLIGDWVEKKCGNYNVKTNKCLGSGS
- the urtC gene encoding urea ABC transporter permease subunit UrtC is translated as MTPHMLTRSLDRGATIFLAVVVACGIFIPLSNLLLPEGSSLQVPTYLVALWGKYVCYAILALSIDLIWGYCGILSLGHGAFFALGGYAMGMYLMRQIGTRGVYGNPLLPDFMVFLNYSKLPWSWYGFDMFWFAALMVLLVPGLLAFCFGWLAFRSRVTGVYLSIITQAMTYALLLAFFRNDFGFGGNNGLTDFKDILGFNVQAEGTRAALFALSCLALIAGFLICRAIVSSKLGKVLIAVRDAESRTRFLGYRVESYKLFVFTVSACMAGVAGALYVPQVGIINPSEFAPGNSIEAVIWVAVGGRGTLIGAALGAVVVNYAKTFFTSGMLAPYWLFMLGAMFILVTLLLPKGIVGTFNAWWESSKQKRPAETTASAAAEDGVTEPNMAE
- the urtB gene encoding urea ABC transporter permease subunit UrtB; protein product: MPANLSARLCSLVLSLFLIAFALPAFAGPFEDAVAKFANDDFSDTEEAIGAVASSGNPLAFPIISALQDGRLMADPDSKKVYVTGVDGKSIDAATGQPVAGVPDSANAVRLNNRLRRSVDAAVGGLTLQSPDLGTRLQAAQSVFKSHEETALEAVDGALAKETNRSVKNALGDARAAILLFKPDATEVEKLEAVATLKARGDQEALALLTGMGDQPATVSKAAASAIGSIQSSLAVWSMVQNAWYGLSLGSVLLLAAIGLAITFGVMGVINMAHGEMVMIGAYTTFVVQEVIRTRYPGLFDYSLLIAVPLAFLVAGALGVLIERSIIRFLYGRPLETLLATWGLSLVLQQAVRTMFGPTNREVGNPSWMSGAFELGQITITYNRLWILCFTLAVFAVLLAMLRYTALGLEMRAVTQNRRMAASMGIATSRVDALTFGLGSGIAGIAGVALSQIDNVSPNLGQSYIIDSFMVVVFGGVGNLWGTLVGAFTLGIANKFLEPVAGAVLGKIAILVLIILFIQKRPRGLFALKGRAVEA